The following coding sequences are from one Paenibacillus sp. JDR-2 window:
- a CDS encoding Sip1-related alpha-galactosidase — protein sequence MKPWLEIESGGKLKLGGMTVFDRLVPLLSLELDGTAEERPMLNLAEEQRSEDGKLARFRYEDQEKSIALTVTFTHDGEEDVVVGSIHYESASEMVGGKCRTLHAREGIRLLAGQPGQPDSAAEPKQRYMALHLHKDWWTRPAFGSSWSELPPRTQSLTSELGDGRHMTIVPITGPQLKTEIIGAEDETGLYLNTSAYAGGYANMESPAFAIALGDSPFDSARLAMKYALEASGSLGKLREERRYPEMFEYLGWCSWDAFYYDISEQGLLDKAAELKEKGIPAKWMIIDAGWSDDDDYALKSFEAHPVKFPGGLARTVGKLKANDGMRWVGVWHTLIGYWNGVARNSELAIRHQSSLTATRCGKLVPAPSAAAAFPFWNEWHRSLKQSGIDFVKVDYQSILSNMLGHSGAIGSTAREAHEALEASVSKNFDSAMINCMGMASENVFNRANSALSRNSDDFFPNEPQGFAEHVMQNVYNAVVHGTVFWTDWDMWWTKHSDAAVHSLLRALSGGPIYVSDKVGETEKESLLPLVYSDGRIARADQPGLPTADCLYSDPTAGEIPLKVWNKKGSHTFVGAFHLHGTAEKLSGQVGHSDLAAGTFEEDILVYEHFSSEARVLPATANGEGWTFELARGEAKLFKGCPLHDGTAIIGLADKYLSADGVLESTGHEGRWSVKLREGGRFVWYSESQPSGVEVNGRTAEANRIGDRLYEVITFAGGEPVWISWQA from the coding sequence TTGAAACCATGGTTGGAAATCGAAAGCGGCGGCAAGCTGAAGCTTGGCGGCATGACGGTATTTGATAGACTAGTTCCCTTACTTTCATTGGAGCTTGACGGGACTGCTGAAGAAAGACCGATGCTGAACCTCGCAGAGGAGCAGCGGAGTGAGGACGGCAAGCTGGCACGATTCCGTTACGAGGATCAGGAGAAGAGTATCGCGCTTACAGTGACATTTACGCATGACGGTGAAGAAGACGTTGTTGTCGGCAGTATCCATTACGAATCGGCAAGCGAGATGGTAGGCGGTAAGTGCCGTACGCTTCATGCGCGGGAAGGTATTCGGCTGCTAGCAGGCCAGCCTGGTCAACCGGATTCTGCCGCGGAGCCGAAGCAGCGATACATGGCTCTTCATCTGCATAAGGACTGGTGGACAAGACCCGCATTTGGCAGCAGTTGGTCCGAGCTTCCGCCAAGGACGCAGTCCTTGACCTCCGAACTCGGGGATGGGCGTCATATGACCATAGTGCCGATTACCGGTCCGCAGCTGAAGACGGAAATAATCGGTGCGGAAGATGAAACGGGGCTATACCTCAATACGTCAGCTTATGCTGGAGGTTATGCCAATATGGAGAGCCCCGCTTTTGCGATCGCGCTTGGGGACTCGCCGTTTGATTCCGCAAGACTTGCTATGAAATATGCACTGGAGGCTTCCGGCTCACTAGGCAAGCTGCGGGAAGAACGGCGTTATCCCGAGATGTTCGAGTATTTAGGCTGGTGCTCTTGGGATGCCTTCTACTACGATATTTCCGAGCAAGGCCTTCTGGATAAAGCGGCTGAGCTGAAGGAGAAAGGGATACCGGCAAAATGGATGATTATCGATGCGGGCTGGTCGGATGATGATGACTACGCGCTGAAATCCTTCGAAGCGCATCCGGTAAAATTCCCAGGGGGCCTCGCCCGTACAGTCGGCAAGCTCAAAGCAAATGACGGAATGCGCTGGGTTGGCGTATGGCATACGTTAATCGGGTATTGGAACGGAGTTGCGAGAAACAGTGAGCTTGCGATCAGGCATCAATCGTCTTTGACGGCGACCCGATGCGGCAAGCTGGTGCCGGCGCCTAGCGCAGCTGCTGCATTCCCTTTCTGGAACGAGTGGCACCGAAGCTTGAAGCAAAGCGGTATTGACTTCGTCAAGGTGGACTACCAAAGCATTTTAAGCAATATGCTGGGTCACTCCGGCGCAATCGGAAGCACCGCCCGGGAAGCGCATGAAGCGCTGGAAGCTTCGGTCAGCAAAAACTTTGATTCCGCTATGATCAACTGCATGGGCATGGCTTCAGAAAATGTATTCAACCGCGCGAATTCGGCGTTATCTCGCAATAGCGACGACTTCTTCCCGAACGAGCCGCAGGGCTTTGCCGAGCATGTCATGCAAAATGTGTACAATGCTGTTGTGCATGGCACCGTATTCTGGACGGACTGGGATATGTGGTGGACCAAGCACAGCGACGCTGCGGTACATTCACTGCTCCGCGCGCTTAGCGGCGGTCCGATCTATGTCAGCGACAAGGTTGGCGAGACGGAGAAGGAAAGCTTGCTCCCTCTTGTCTACTCGGACGGCCGAATTGCAAGAGCCGATCAGCCGGGGCTGCCGACGGCGGACTGCTTGTATTCGGATCCAACTGCAGGAGAGATCCCGCTTAAAGTTTGGAACAAAAAGGGCAGCCATACCTTTGTGGGAGCCTTCCATCTGCATGGAACAGCCGAGAAGCTTAGCGGCCAGGTTGGACATTCCGACCTTGCTGCCGGAACTTTCGAAGAAGATATACTGGTCTATGAACATTTCAGCAGCGAAGCGAGAGTGCTTCCGGCAACTGCAAACGGTGAGGGTTGGACGTTCGAATTGGCGCGCGGCGAAGCAAAGCTGTTCAAGGGATGCCCGCTTCATGACGGTACGGCGATCATCGGCTTGGCCGATAAGTATCTCAGCGCGGATGGCGTGCTTGAGAGTACCGGACATGAAGGACGCTGGAGCGTCAAGCTGCGCGAGGGCGGACGTTTCGTCTGGTACAGCGAAAGCCAGCCTAGCGGAGTTGAAGTGAACGGCCGGACGGCTGAAGCAAACCGGATTGGCGACCGGCTCTATGAAGTGATTACATTTGCAGGCGGAGAACCGGTTTGGATCAGTTGGCAGGCATAG
- a CDS encoding alpha-mannosidase yields the protein MSKTTAHIISHTHWDREWYRPYEKHHMQLIDIMDSLIELLDNDEQFLSFHLDGQTIILDDYLEVRPAQREKVLKLVREGRLMVGPWYVLQDEFLTSSEANARNLQIGMRDAAAYGGSCLIGYFPDSFGNMGQAPQILAQAGISCAVFGRGVKPTGFNNAVYDSFESPYSEMWWQSPDGSKVLGVLFANWYNNGMEIPADADSAAVFWNSKLADARRFASTEHLLFMNGCDHQPVQLNLSQALEATRELYPDIDFVHASWPEYIEQLSKEVPDSLVTVEGELRSQKTDGWGTLVNTASARVYIKQANQRGQALLERAAEPLAAMAALTGASYPHDKLTFAWKTLMQNHPHDSICGCSVDEVHAEMMTRFAKSAHAAESIIEQSLQMINASIDLTAFTRPAAACSLPFTVYNTTGWERTGVVAVELDIRRLPFSYDTREASLSELGDLAFAKGKVMDAHGREILFALEDLGVRFGYELPSDKFRQPYLARTIRLHMLASDVPQMGYRTYAWVADHEESQLESRHEAERVESEPHMLDNRYLNVVIQEDGRLTMTDKRSGRSYHDLLAYENAGDIGNEYMFRQPNGEQPITTAGLSAKITLKERSELRTVYEIVHEWDVPACGSEELDRERRELVYFAHRSAQRSTEQTMLALKTTVTLEKDAKKLDVVTMVNNTASDYRLRVLFPTDIAAEYVEADSIFEVARRRIQPEPEWNNPSHCQHQQAFVSLHDEQSGLTVANLGLNEYEVLRDGRNTLAITLLRAVGELGDWGYFPTPDAQCQGMHTFTYSIIPFAGEDAAYESYIQAYQLQTPWHAKQHHQASTGLEAPERSFLTWHGEGLALSAFKLSEETGDLIVRWYTLGAEERSLSIASLPTVTEWYESNLLERKGAPMVGSGNGLALKAGGYRILTLGARCKS from the coding sequence TTGAGCAAGACGACTGCACATATTATTTCGCATACCCACTGGGATCGAGAATGGTACCGTCCTTACGAAAAGCATCATATGCAGCTCATCGATATCATGGACAGCTTAATTGAATTGCTGGACAATGATGAACAATTCCTCAGTTTCCATCTGGATGGGCAGACGATTATTTTGGACGACTATTTGGAGGTTCGTCCTGCGCAGCGGGAGAAAGTGCTGAAGCTGGTGCGCGAAGGCAGACTGATGGTTGGTCCCTGGTATGTGCTCCAGGATGAATTCCTGACCAGCAGTGAAGCCAATGCACGCAATCTGCAGATCGGGATGCGAGACGCGGCTGCTTATGGGGGGAGCTGCTTAATCGGATATTTCCCCGATTCTTTCGGCAATATGGGGCAGGCACCGCAGATTCTTGCCCAAGCAGGTATTTCCTGTGCCGTCTTTGGCCGGGGAGTGAAGCCAACGGGCTTCAACAATGCCGTCTATGATTCATTCGAGTCGCCTTATTCCGAAATGTGGTGGCAGTCGCCGGACGGCTCGAAGGTGCTTGGCGTGCTGTTCGCCAACTGGTACAACAACGGCATGGAGATTCCTGCCGATGCCGACTCGGCAGCAGTATTCTGGAATAGCAAGCTGGCCGATGCGCGCCGCTTTGCCTCAACGGAGCATCTTCTCTTCATGAACGGATGCGATCATCAGCCTGTTCAACTGAATTTAAGCCAAGCGCTTGAAGCGACAAGGGAGCTGTATCCCGATATCGATTTCGTCCATGCCAGCTGGCCCGAATATATTGAGCAGCTATCGAAGGAGGTGCCGGATAGTCTGGTGACCGTTGAAGGCGAACTTCGCAGCCAAAAGACTGATGGATGGGGAACGCTTGTCAACACGGCTTCCGCAAGAGTGTACATTAAGCAGGCTAATCAAAGAGGACAGGCGCTGCTAGAGCGAGCGGCCGAGCCTCTTGCTGCAATGGCGGCACTTACAGGCGCTTCTTACCCGCACGATAAGCTGACTTTTGCATGGAAGACGTTGATGCAGAATCACCCTCACGACAGTATTTGCGGCTGCAGCGTGGATGAGGTGCATGCGGAGATGATGACGAGATTCGCGAAGAGCGCGCATGCCGCCGAATCGATTATCGAGCAAAGCCTGCAGATGATCAACGCGTCTATCGACTTAACGGCCTTCACAAGACCGGCGGCAGCTTGTAGTCTTCCTTTTACTGTCTACAATACAACCGGCTGGGAAAGGACAGGTGTCGTAGCGGTCGAGCTGGATATTCGCAGGCTGCCGTTCAGTTATGACACGCGTGAAGCCTCGTTGTCCGAACTCGGCGATCTCGCGTTTGCCAAGGGCAAAGTGATGGATGCGCATGGCCGGGAGATCTTATTTGCCTTGGAGGACCTTGGCGTACGCTTTGGTTATGAGCTGCCAAGCGATAAGTTCCGTCAGCCTTATTTGGCCCGGACAATCCGATTGCACATGCTAGCCTCCGATGTCCCGCAGATGGGCTATCGCACTTATGCATGGGTAGCGGATCATGAGGAGAGTCAGCTTGAATCTCGACATGAGGCGGAGCGAGTCGAGAGCGAACCCCATATGCTTGATAACCGTTATTTGAATGTTGTCATTCAAGAGGATGGCAGATTGACAATGACGGATAAGCGCAGCGGCCGCAGCTACCATGATCTGCTTGCCTATGAGAATGCCGGCGACATCGGCAATGAATATATGTTCCGTCAGCCAAATGGCGAGCAGCCGATTACGACAGCAGGACTTTCAGCGAAGATTACGCTTAAGGAGAGAAGCGAGCTCCGCACCGTATATGAAATTGTCCATGAATGGGATGTTCCGGCATGCGGCTCGGAGGAGCTGGACCGTGAGCGCCGCGAGCTCGTCTACTTCGCGCATCGCAGCGCTCAACGCAGTACGGAACAAACGATGCTCGCCCTGAAGACTACCGTAACGTTGGAAAAGGATGCGAAGAAGCTTGACGTGGTGACCATGGTGAATAACACCGCGAGCGATTATCGTCTTCGGGTATTGTTCCCTACCGATATAGCTGCGGAATACGTGGAGGCCGATTCGATCTTCGAGGTGGCAAGGCGCAGGATTCAGCCGGAGCCGGAATGGAATAATCCGAGTCACTGCCAGCATCAGCAGGCATTTGTAAGCCTGCACGATGAGCAATCGGGGCTGACCGTCGCAAACCTGGGACTAAATGAATATGAAGTGCTTCGCGACGGTCGCAACACCCTAGCCATTACATTGCTGCGAGCGGTTGGGGAACTCGGGGATTGGGGCTATTTCCCGACGCCGGATGCACAATGCCAAGGCATGCATACGTTTACGTATTCTATTATTCCATTTGCAGGGGAAGATGCGGCTTATGAGAGTTATATACAGGCGTACCAATTGCAGACGCCGTGGCATGCTAAGCAGCATCATCAAGCATCAACAGGGCTCGAGGCGCCGGAGCGCAGCTTCTTAACCTGGCATGGAGAAGGTCTTGCGCTCTCCGCATTCAAGCTGTCCGAGGAAACAGGGGATCTCATCGTCCGCTGGTATACGCTTGGCGCCGAGGAACGGTCCTTGTCAATTGCTTCCCTGCCGACGGTTACGGAATGGTACGAGAGTAATCTGTTGGAGCGTAAAGGAGCGCCAATGGTTGGAAGCGGGAATGGCTTGGCGTTAAAAGCAGGCGGCTATCGGATCCTTACACTCGGCGCTCGTTGCAAGAGTTAG
- a CDS encoding glycosyl hydrolase family 28 protein: protein MTLKLHEKPEGIAPSPDYTLKINGEEAFVYHIPGMAGGAVSYASFDFEGKAVIEITSVWNVESVEVRPQSYGIASTLEGNTATFQIDRPCQLFIKWNDQFELPFYLFANGLEQEPPIDATGIKHYFGPGIHDGGNMTLGSGESVYLAAGAFVYGTIHAEFASNVKIYGRGILCASDIPFGTPEGYPTEVVGFNACSHIEVSGITIIDSFGWTLVGYDCDNMLVSNVKIINERKWSTDGINPCNCRDVRIEKCFVRSKDDCVAVKGLQASDRFDCNWSPLTNIHVVDCVFWSDNNNGIVVGCENKAQIIENIRFENCDLLKVSNTCGDIAGALSVIAIDDTIIRDITFEQIRIEHAAGPLFNVFFAESMFSGSIVGSFKPEGGVIDNIKFRSISVTGGPARRSYIRGMGQKRMISNVTFERISIHGESVKTPEQMKLVVNAFTEGVRVL, encoded by the coding sequence ATGACATTGAAATTGCATGAGAAGCCGGAAGGGATTGCTCCTTCCCCGGATTATACGTTGAAGATTAATGGCGAGGAGGCGTTCGTCTACCATATTCCAGGCATGGCGGGCGGTGCCGTGTCGTATGCTTCCTTTGATTTTGAAGGCAAAGCAGTCATTGAAATTACTTCGGTATGGAACGTGGAGTCGGTAGAAGTTAGACCTCAATCGTATGGAATTGCATCAACGCTGGAAGGCAATACCGCAACATTCCAAATTGACCGTCCTTGTCAGCTGTTTATTAAGTGGAATGACCAGTTCGAGCTTCCTTTCTATTTATTCGCTAACGGTTTAGAGCAAGAGCCGCCGATCGACGCCACCGGGATTAAGCATTATTTTGGCCCGGGAATCCATGATGGGGGCAATATGACATTAGGAAGCGGCGAATCGGTTTATTTGGCAGCAGGCGCCTTCGTCTACGGAACCATTCATGCCGAGTTTGCCTCTAACGTGAAAATCTACGGCCGGGGTATTTTATGCGCGTCAGACATTCCGTTCGGCACCCCGGAAGGATATCCGACGGAAGTCGTCGGCTTCAACGCCTGCAGCCATATTGAAGTAAGCGGCATAACCATTATTGATTCCTTCGGTTGGACGCTTGTTGGATACGACTGCGACAACATGCTTGTGTCGAACGTGAAGATCATTAATGAACGCAAATGGTCAACCGATGGCATTAATCCATGCAACTGCCGGGATGTCCGGATTGAGAAATGCTTCGTGCGGAGCAAGGATGATTGCGTTGCGGTAAAAGGCTTGCAGGCGAGTGACCGCTTCGATTGCAACTGGTCGCCGCTGACCAATATTCATGTCGTGGACTGCGTCTTCTGGAGCGACAACAATAACGGAATTGTGGTTGGCTGCGAGAATAAAGCTCAAATTATCGAGAACATCCGGTTCGAGAACTGCGACTTGCTCAAAGTGAGCAACACTTGCGGAGATATCGCCGGTGCCCTGTCCGTCATTGCAATCGACGATACAATCATCCGTGATATTACGTTCGAGCAAATCCGGATCGAGCATGCGGCGGGTCCTCTGTTTAATGTCTTTTTTGCGGAGAGCATGTTCAGCGGTTCAATTGTAGGTTCGTTCAAGCCTGAAGGCGGCGTCATCGACAATATCAAGTTTCGTTCCATCAGCGTAACCGGCGGTCCAGCGCGCCGCTCTTATATTCGGGGCATGGGCCAGAAGCGGATGATCAGCAATGTAACCTTTGAGAGAATATCCATTCATGGAGAGAGCGTCAAGACACCGGAGCAAATGAAGCTTGTTGTCAATGCATTCACCGAAGGGGTTCGGGTCCTTTAG